One Setaria viridis chromosome 7, Setaria_viridis_v4.0, whole genome shotgun sequence genomic region harbors:
- the LOC117863737 gene encoding cytochrome P450 704C1, whose protein sequence is MDSLPLSLTVLLPLSLALLLALHLARQRRGAGGKNRKYPPVAGTVLHQLLNYDRLMEYQTELSRRHRTFRVLTPTGNDVYTVDPANVEHVLKTSFANYGKGATMHDVMEDLLGDGIFNVDGDKWRHQRKVASHEFSVRVLRDYSSGVFRDTATELAGIVAAAARGDGGIRVDIADLLMRSTLDSIFKVGFGVNLGSLSGCSKEGAEFARAFDDASEQVMYRFFDLLWKAKRLLNVSSEAAMKRSVRTINDFVYAVIDRKIEQMSSDQQEFAKKEDILSRFLLEREQDPGCFDNKYLRDIILNFVIAGRDTTAGTLAWFLYVLCRNQHIQEKVAREVRTAAATGDRDVGAQEFVASLTEDAISKMQYLHAALTETLRLYPAVPIDLKCCFSDDTLPDGYALKKGDAVHYQPYAMGRMDFLWGADAEEFRPERWLDDDGVFVPESPFKFTAFQAGPRICLGKEFAYRQMKIFAAVLLYLFRFEMWDANTTEGYRPMLTLKMDGPLYVRASPRRASCCTRA, encoded by the exons ATGGACTCGCTACCGCTGAGCCTCACGGTGCTGCTCCCCCTTTCGCTTGCCCTGCTGCTAGCGCTCCACCTcgcgcgccagcgccgcggcgccggcggcaagaACCGGAAGTACCCGCCCGTGGCCGGCACCGTGCTACACCAGCTGCTCAACTACGACCGCTTGATGGAGTACCAGACCGAGCTCTCCCGCAGGCACCGCACCTTCCGCGTGCTCACCCCGACCGGCAACGACGTCTACACCGTCGACCCCGCCAACGTGGAGCACGTCCTCAAGACCAGCTTCGCCAACTACGGCAAGGGGGCGACGATGCACGACGTGATGGAGGACCTCCTCGGCGACGGCATCTTCAACGTGGACGGCGACAAGTGGCGGCACCAGCGGAAGGTCGCCAGCCACGAGTTCTCCGTCCGGGTGCTGCGTGACTACAGCAGCGGCGTGTTCCGCGACACCGCCACGGAGCTCGCGGGGatcgtggccgccgcggcgcggggcgacGGGGGGATCAGGGTGGACATCGCAGACCTGTTGATGCGGTCGACGCTGGACTCCATCTTCAAGGTCGGGTTCGGCGTCAACCTGGGTTCGCTGTCCGGGTGCAGTAAGGAGGGCGCGGAGTTCGCCAGGGCGTTCGATGACGCCAGCGAGCAGGTGATGTACCGGTTCTTCGACTTGCTCTGGAAGGCCAAGAGGCTCCTCAACGTCTCGTCGGAGGCGGCCATGAAGCGCTCGGTCCGCACGATCAACGACTTCGTGTACGCCGTCATCGACAGGAAGATCGAGCAGATGAGCAGCGACCAACAAGAATTC GCCAAGAAAGAGGACATCTTGTCGAGGTTCCTGCTCGAGAGGGAGCAAGACCCCGGCTGCTTCGACAACAAGTACCTGCGGGACATCATCCTCAACTTCGtcatcgccggccgcgacaccACGGCGGGGACTCTGGCCTGGTTCCTCTACGTGCTCTGCAGGAACCAGCACATCCAGGAAAAGGTCGCGCGGGAGgtgcgcaccgccgccgccacaggcGACCGCGACGTCGGCGCCCAGGAGTTCGTCGCGAGCCTGACGGAGGACGCCATCAGCAAGATGCAGTACCTGCACGCCGCGCTGACGGAGACCCTCCGGCTGTACCCGGCCGTGCCCATC GATCTCAAGTGCTGCTTCTCGGACGACACGTTGCCGGACGGCTACGCTTTGAAGAAAGGGGACGCGGTGCACTACCAGCCGTACGCCATGGGCAGGATGGATTTCCTATGGGGCGCGGACGCTGAGGAGTTCAGGCCGGAGAGGTGGCTCGACGACGATGGCGTATTCGTCCCTGAGAGCCCCTTCAAGTTCACGGCTTTTCAG GCAGGGCCTCGCATCTGTTTGGGAAAGGAATTCGCGTACAGGCAGATGAAAATCTTCGCGGCTGTGCTTCTCTACCTCTTCAGATTTGAAATGTGGGATGCCAACACCACCGAGGGCTACCGGCCTATGCTCACGCTTAAAATGGACGGGCCGCTCTATGTTCGTGCGTCGCCCCGGCGGGCATCGTGCTGTACTCGTGCCTGA
- the LOC117862854 gene encoding uncharacterized protein: protein MSPGAAGARKRLGLGVVGVGGGGFALGCGCRDAKAVAVAASSTASPYSATATDTSTATTATWRRARAAALHHHPSSASASTGTLTVPSASSSSFVWEDAEGDAGEEEVDCKQRESSAAAASFSGLLRQLNELEQSVVTWGRKSTGKGCSSPPAPPPPPPPLPARPVKQRVVHSGGGDSKEGHGSFSPPPPPPPPLPARPVKQRVVVHSGCDSKEGHGNFSPTPPALSFQLETTQQHRKAKNMDKADRQAGEIASKQPTPPPPLPLPPEQLKAHSTDKGGKKEDASIFPTPQAAPPKHRRAKSCDGTGAGRLDGSVAVVKQSDDPLSDFRRSMVNMVVENRIATGDELRELLRHFLALNAPHHHDAILRAFTEIWDEAFSATASKTPHREPATRRPTPPRPRPTPPRRRHAPPPRMWR, encoded by the coding sequence ATGAGCCCCGGCGCGGCTGGTGCCAGGAagcgcctcggcctcggcgtcgtcggcgtcggcggcggcgggttcgcgCTCGGGTGCGGCTGCCGGGACGCTAaggccgtggcggtggcggcgtcgtcCACCGCGTCGCCCtactccgccaccgccacggacACGTCCACGGCGACGACCGCGACGTGGCGCAgggccagggcggcggcgctgcaccACCACCCGTCGTCCGCGTCCGCGTCCACGGGCACGCTCACCGTGCcctccgcgtcgtcgtcgtccttcgTGTGGGAGGACGCCGAGGGGgatgccggcgaggaggaggtggactgCAAGCAGCGGGAGagctcggcggccgcggcgagcttCTCCGGCCTGCTGCGCCAGCTCAACGAGCTCGAGCAGAGCGTCGTGACGTGGGGGCGGAAGAGCACCGGCAAGGGTTGCTcctcgccaccggcgccgccgccgcctccaccgccgttaCCGGCGCGGCCAGTGAAGCAACGAGTCGtgcacagcggcggcggcgacagcaaAGAAGGTCACGGCAGCTtctctccgccgcctccacctccaccgccgttACCGGCGCGGCCAGTGAAGCAACGAGTTGTTGTGCACAGCGGCTGCGACAGCAAAGAAGGCCACGGGAACTTCTCTCCGACACCGCCGGCTCTTTCTTTCCAGCTTGAGACGACGCAGCAGCACCGGAAGGCAAAGAACATGGACAAAGCCGACAGACAAGCTGGAGAGATCGCCTCCAAGCAGCCGACACCGCCACCACCCTTGCCATTGCCGCCGGAGCAGCTTAAGGCGCATAGCACGGACAAAGGCGGAAAGAAAGAAGACGCCAGCATTTTCCCGACACCGCAGGCGGCCCCGCCGAAGCACCGGAGAGCGAAGAGCTGCgacggcaccggcgccggcagGCTGGACGGGAGCGTGGCGGTGGTGAAGCAGTCCGACGACCCGCTGAGCGACTTCCGGCGCTCCATGGTGAACATGGTCGTGGAGAACCGGATCGCGACGGGCGACGAGCTCCGCGAGCTGCTCCGCCACTTCCTGGCGCTCAACGCGCCGCACCACCACGACGCCATCCTCCGGGCCTTCACCGAGATCTGGGACGAGGCGttctccgccaccgccagcaaGACCCCACACCGCGAGCCCGCTACCAGGAGGCCGACcccaccgcggccgcggccgacgccgccgcgccgccggcatgccccgccgccgcggatgTGGCGCTAA
- the LOC117862696 gene encoding protein FATTY ACID EXPORT 4, chloroplastic produces MTALTTTSATLSASLPSVPRPPPRPPVAHLRLRPRRRALLRCEAVSELAPAASAAYGVLLLGGGVFAYARSGSKGSIYGGLAGSALMGIAYYLMQTPETKAAGDAVGFGSAFLFACVFGIRLYNSRKLVPSGLLLALSLGALGVFYSAYLQDKV; encoded by the exons ATGACGGCGCTGACGACCACCTCCGCCACCCTCTCCGCTTCGCTCCCTTCGGTTCCCaggccgccgccccgtcccccTGTTGCCCACCtacgcctccgcccccgccgccgcgccctgctcCGCTGCGAAGCGGTGTcggagctcgccccggccgcctccgccgcctacGGCGTGCTCCTCCTGGGCGGCGGCGTCTTCGCAT ATGCGAGGTCGGGGAGTAAAGGCTCAATCTACGGAGGGCTGGCTGGATCTGCACTCATGGGCATT GCCTATTATCTGATGCAGACACCTGAGACAAAGGCAGCGGGTGATGCTGTTGGATTTGGATCTGCCTTTCTCTTTGCCTGCGTGTTTG GTATCAGGTTGTACAATAGCCGTAAACTGGTGCCATCTGGCCTTCTTCTAGCCCTTTCTCTTGGTGCCTTGGGTGTCTTTTACTCTGCGTACTTGCAAGACAAGGTCTAA
- the LOC117865806 gene encoding 1-aminocyclopropane-1-carboxylate synthase 2, giving the protein MAGGSGSELLSRIATGDGHGENSSYFDGWKAYDMNPFDLDHNRDGVIQMGLAENQLSLDLIEEWSLNHPEASICTAQGASQFRRIANFQDYHGLPEFREAMAKFMGQVRGGKVTFDPDRVVMSGGATGAQDTLAFCLADPGDAYLVPTPYYAAFDRDCCWRSGIKLLPIECHSSNGFALTREALVSAYEGARGQGIRVKGILITNPSNPLGTIMGRDTLAMLAEFATEHRVHLICDEIYAGSVFAKPDFVSIAEVVERDVPGCNRDLIHIAYSLSKDFGLPGFRVGIIYSYNDAVVACARKMSSFGLVSSQTQYFLARMLSDTDFMARFLAESKRRLAARHERFTSGLRDVGIGCLPGNAGLFSWMDLRGMLRDKTPEAELELWRVIIHKVKLNVSPGTSFHCGEPGWFRVCHANMDDETMEVALGRIRSFVQQQKQKAKAKSWAARGRLHLSLPRRGGAVASHLALSSPLALMSPQSPMVHAS; this is encoded by the exons ATGGctggtggcagtggcagtgaGCTCCTCTCCAGGATCGCCACCGGCGACGGCCACGGCGAGAACTCGTCCTACTTCGACGGGTGGAAGGCCTACGACATGAACCCTTTCGACCTGGACCACAACCGCGACGGCGTCATCCAGATGGGCCTCGCCGAGAACCAA CTGTCGCTGGACCTGATCGAGGAGTGGAGCCTGAACCACCCGGAGGCGTCCATCTGCACGGCGCAGGGCGCCTCCCAGTTCCGGAGGATCGCCAACTTCCAGGACTACCACGGCCTGCCGGAGTTCAGAGAG GCGATGGCCAAGTTCATGGGGCAGGTGAGGGGCGGGAAGGTGACGTTCGACCCCGACCGCGTCGTGATGAGCGGCGGAGCAACCGGCGCGCAGGACACGCTCGCCTTCTGCCTCGCGGACCCCGGCGACGCCTACCTCGTGCCGACGCCGTACTACGCAGC TTTCGACCGCGACTGTTGCTGGAGGTCAGGGATCAAGCTGCTGCCGATCGAGTGCCACAGCTCCAACGGCTTCGCGCTCACCAGGGAGGCGCTCGTGTCGGCGtacgagggcgcgcggggccagGGCATCCGCGTCAAGGGTATCCTCATCACCAACCCCTCCAACCCGCTGGGCACCATCATGGGCCGCGACACGCTGGCGATGCTCGCCGAGTTCGCCACGGAGCACCGCGTCCACCTCATCTGCGACGAGATCTACGCGGGGTCCGTGTTCGCCAAGCCGGACTTCGTGAGCATCGCCGAGGTCGTGGAGCGCGACGTCCCCGGGTGCAACCGCGACCTCATCCACATCGCCTACAGCCTCTCCAAGGACTTCGGCCTCCCGGGGTTCCGCGTCGGCATCATCTACTCCTACAACGACGCTGTCGTGGCGTGCGCGCGCAAGATGTCCAGCTTCGGTCTCGTCTCCTCCCAGACGCAGTACTTCCTGGCGAGGATGCTCTCGGACACGGACTTCATGGCCCGGTTCCTCGCCGAGAGCaagcggcggctggcggcgcggcACGAGCGCTTCACCTCGGGCCTCCGCGACGTCGGCATCGGCTGCCTGCCCGGGAACGCGGGGCTCTTCTCGTGGATGGACCTGCGGGGCATGCTGCGGGACAAGACGCCCGAGGCGGAGCTGGAGCTGTGGCGGGTGATCATACACAAGGTGAAGCTGAACGTGTCGCCCGGCACGTCGTTCCACTGCGGCGAGCCCGGGTGGTTCCGCGTCTGCCACGCCAACATGGACGACGAGACAATGGAGGTCGCGCTTGGCCGCATCCGCAGCTTCgtgcagcagcagaagcagaagGCCAAGGCCAAGAGCTGGGCCGCAAGGGGACGCCTCCACCTCAGCCTGCCGCGCCGAGGAGGTGCCGTCGCTTCGCACCTCGCGCTCTCCAGCCCATTGGCGTTGATGTCGCCGCAGTCACCGATGGTTCACGCTAGCTAA